A single genomic interval of Koleobacter methoxysyntrophicus harbors:
- a CDS encoding single-stranded-DNA-specific exonuclease RecJ produces the protein MKLIEKIRKSRPFLVPKKPDPWVINDMEKAAEKILSHTGKITVFGDYDCDGICAAVIMEEILHRLGKNVSVYLPTRDEGYGINAGQVKSIARQGTNMIITVDNGTTANEAASAAKKLGIEFIVTDHHEPVGIPAAEIIVNPKLSKNDGFREYSGAGVAYLLASALTEMLGEPEPADLLDLASLATVVDVCPIREENFYLARNGLLKMREKPRTGIEAVLDVKGYSSSPGGYALGWIVGPMVNVCGRMGDPSMSYEIIKTSDPQKAAELAEKINRLNNERQEAVNRAVEECLERYKGETFPFFVGNWPHGIVGIAAGRIAEAINRPVLVGQAGRIIKASGRTARSNTRFSIFEAISKCQQRTGLLHRFGGHRDACGLSLKAENLESFRSELEKIADSMLSAEDIIPVIEVDGVLTRAPAVEEIEELDELEPFGNENPQPVFMVEGNLHKKRNGDTWILYEIAGIEFFANTPLPEGFSRIPMELYINEFNGTKKPMGRPRFG, from the coding sequence ATGAAACTGATCGAAAAAATACGCAAATCAAGGCCGTTTCTTGTCCCCAAAAAGCCCGATCCCTGGGTTATAAACGATATGGAAAAAGCTGCAGAAAAAATCCTGTCTCACACGGGCAAAATCACCGTTTTCGGTGACTACGACTGTGACGGAATCTGCGCTGCGGTTATTATGGAAGAAATACTGCACAGGCTTGGGAAAAATGTTTCGGTATACCTTCCCACGCGCGATGAAGGTTACGGCATAAACGCTGGACAGGTAAAATCTATAGCGCGGCAGGGAACGAATATGATTATAACCGTAGACAACGGTACGACCGCAAACGAAGCTGCATCGGCAGCGAAAAAACTCGGCATAGAATTTATAGTGACCGATCACCATGAACCGGTCGGCATTCCTGCTGCCGAAATCATCGTTAACCCGAAGCTTTCAAAAAATGATGGGTTCAGGGAATATTCGGGAGCCGGGGTTGCGTATCTTTTAGCTTCAGCGCTGACCGAAATGCTCGGCGAACCGGAACCTGCAGATCTGCTCGACCTCGCATCGCTTGCAACGGTCGTTGATGTGTGCCCCATCCGTGAAGAAAACTTCTACCTTGCCCGGAACGGGCTCCTGAAAATGCGCGAAAAGCCGCGGACGGGTATCGAAGCTGTGCTGGATGTCAAAGGCTATTCTTCATCCCCCGGCGGCTACGCACTCGGCTGGATAGTCGGCCCGATGGTCAATGTGTGCGGCCGGATGGGCGACCCCTCCATGAGTTACGAAATAATCAAAACATCCGATCCGCAAAAAGCGGCAGAGCTTGCGGAAAAAATCAACCGGCTCAACAACGAAAGACAGGAAGCAGTCAACAGGGCTGTCGAAGAGTGCCTTGAACGTTACAAAGGAGAGACCTTTCCTTTTTTTGTCGGCAACTGGCCCCACGGGATTGTCGGCATTGCAGCCGGCAGGATCGCAGAAGCGATAAACCGTCCGGTACTTGTAGGCCAGGCAGGCAGGATTATAAAAGCTTCCGGCCGGACGGCACGCAGCAATACGCGTTTCAGTATCTTTGAGGCGATAAGTAAATGCCAGCAGCGGACGGGTCTTCTGCACCGGTTCGGCGGCCACAGAGACGCCTGCGGCCTGTCGCTGAAAGCGGAAAACCTGGAAAGCTTCCGCAGTGAGCTCGAAAAGATTGCAGACAGTATGCTTTCTGCGGAAGATATTATTCCCGTTATCGAGGTTGACGGTGTTTTGACCCGGGCTCCGGCGGTTGAAGAAATAGAGGAACTGGACGAACTTGAACCTTTCGGGAATGAGAACCCGCAGCCGGTATTTATGGTTGAAGGAAACCTGCATAAAAAAAGAAACGGCGATACATGGATACTCTACGAGATAGCGGGAATAGAATTCTTCGCAAACACTCCGCTGCCCGAGGGGTTTTCAAGAATCCCGATGGAACTCTACATCAACGAATTTAACGGCACGAAAAAGCCGATGGGCAGACCCCGGTTTGGATAA